AAGTCGCCTTTTTGATAACCAAGATGTGCATATGCTTTTTGGAGATGAGGTGGAATAGGATAATGTACCAGTGTTTCAATATTCTTTTCGAGAAGGAATTTTTGTAAAGCATCCCGTCTTTCAGTACGGATCACAAAAAGGTGAAAAACGCTACTGGCTTTGGGATGAACGTGTGGTAAAATTATATTAGGTTGTTGTTTAAGTTGCTGTTGATACAATCTTGCGATGTCATTTCTTTTAGCATTATCAGCACTAAGATATTGCAACCGCACCCGTAATATAGCCGCTTGCAATTCGTCCATCCTGTTGTTATAGCCAATAATCAAATTGGTATATTTTTTTTCAGATCCATAATTGCGCAAGAGCTTAATCCTGTTTGCCAGCCTTTCTGAATTCGTGGTAATGGCGCCTGCATCACCTAACGCTCCAAGATTTTTGGTTGGATAAAAACTTGTGGCATTCACTTCTCCAAATGAACCTGTCATTCGCCCATTGAAAAGTGCGCCGTGTGCCTGGGCATTGTCTTCAATAATAAATAGATTATGTTTTTGGGCAATTGAAATTATTTCATCCATTGCACAGGCCTGGCCATACAAATGAACAGGCATAATCGCTCTTGTTCTGGAAGTTATTTTTTCTTCGATCTTGAGAGGATCAATGTTATAAGTTAATATATCCGGTTCTACCAACACCGGTTTTGCTTTAACATGCGATACTGCTAATAATGTAGCAATGTAGGTGTTGGAAGGAACGATTACTTCAGCTCCTTCGCCAATTTCAAGCGCAAGCAAACATAAATGCAATGCATCGAGCCCGTTACTCACACCAATGCAATGTTCAACTCCGCCAAAATCCGCATATTCCTTTTCAAAATTTTTGACACACTCGCCAAGGATATACCAACCACTTTCCAGTGTGGCCTGCATTGCGGCCTGAAGCTCCGCATTCATTGGCCGCAGCGACAATTGAAGGTTTTGAAATGGGATCTGCATTATGTCATTGCAAGTTCAAATGCTTATTAACTATTGTTTCAGCACCTGATCCTCACTATTGATGTTTAACATTAACGAATATTTCTGATCCATGCTGAGGAAATTGCTCACTTAAGGCAAACAATCCATCCAGTATTTTTCTATCAATTATTTTATGCATGAGCATTTGCTGCATTTGTGAATGTGTAAAAGGTTTAATGAAAAAAGAACCACTATCAAGGATGGTAAAACCATTATTGACTACCAATTCTGCAAGACGTTCCATATCAAAAGTGTGGTGCTGCTGCAATTGCTTTTGAGAATCGGAGGGTGTAAAAACGGATGGAATAATTCCTGAAGCAACTGCAAGCATCCTGTGGAATGACCATGCATTTGGAACATTGATATGAAGTGTGGTATTTGGAGAACACAGACGTCCTACAACTTCCAAAATCTTATCAGGAAATTCCACTTCATGCAACAAACCACTTACAATAATCAGGTCGAAAGTTGTGTGTGCAAGATTTGCATATTCTTCAATGTTACTGTTATAGAGGAAAACTTTCTGTTGAATTTCTGCAGGCAGTTTCTCTTTGAGCTTTTCCGCTTCCTGAAAAAAGCCTGATGTTGGTTCTACAACACAAAACTGATTGAACACGTCAACATCTGTAAACAGCGGCTCAGCACCTGAACCAACTTCGAGAATGGATTTAGGAGCCAATGATTTTATAATCTCCAATACCTTCTTTCTGCGATAGAATGCCTGCACCGTTTCAAATTCATGAGCCTGGTAAGAATTAAAATATTGATCAAGGTCGCGGTTCATTTCACAGGTTGAGGGTGTAAAAATCATGTGCGATAGCACGACCACCGCATCTCTCTTTGAATGCCATTAATCCATCGTTTAACTGAATGCCTTCCTTTTCTGCACAATTGCCGAGATCCAGGTAATACTTGTTTTGATAAGCCTCATGTATCAGGTAATCTATCACTAAATCAATCGCACCTTTTTGTTCACCTTCCTCATTGGCAGCAATATATTGCGCATGTGCAACCTGATCTGTTTCATAAATGAGTATTCCGCCAAGCATCGTTTCATTTAGAAATGCTCCGTATAGTTTTATGTTATCAGGAAAAATACCAGCCAGTTGAATGACCTCATCGGCTGTATGAACGGGACTTCTGTTGAATTTTTTATTGGTCAGTGTTTTAACAATGTTCATATAACCCGCATAATCTTTTGTTGCTTGAACATACAGCTTATTTCTTTTTGCGCGTTGCACTTCCTGTTCTCTGTTTCTTAAAGAATTATTCAGCTCAGAGATGCACAATGTCGCCATCACATCTCTTCGTGCAAGCTTAAATCCGCACTTAAACAAACAGTGCAGGTCTTCTTCAGCAGGATAGCGATGATAGATGTGCGGGATTGTTTTGTAAACAATTTCATCAATACCGGCCTTTCGCGCGTATTCCAGAAACGCATCAAAACAACGATCCATTTTCACTTGTTTCATGCCATTTCCACTGAGAAAACCGCCGTACGTAAGCCCCTGGTGAGAAATAAAATTATTTCCTGCTTTGTTAATCGCAATCACAGAAATGATTTTGTTCTTTTCCAGAAAAATTAAAGAATGATCTTCAAAACGGTCAGCGTGATATTCCATGTAATTACGATTGAATAAAAAGGTGGCGTTTTTACTTGCTTCAATAAAGCTGTTCCACACTTCTTTCATGCTGCTGTCATATCGACGTATT
The genomic region above belongs to Chitinophagaceae bacterium and contains:
- a CDS encoding DegT/DnrJ/EryC1/StrS family aminotransferase; translation: MQIPFQNLQLSLRPMNAELQAAMQATLESGWYILGECVKNFEKEYADFGGVEHCIGVSNGLDALHLCLLALEIGEGAEVIVPSNTYIATLLAVSHVKAKPVLVEPDILTYNIDPLKIEEKITSRTRAIMPVHLYGQACAMDEIISIAQKHNLFIIEDNAQAHGALFNGRMTGSFGEVNATSFYPTKNLGALGDAGAITTNSERLANRIKLLRNYGSEKKYTNLIIGYNNRMDELQAAILRVRLQYLSADNAKRNDIARLYQQQLKQQPNIILPHVHPKASSVFHLFVIRTERRDALQKFLLEKNIETLVHYPIPPHLQKAYAHLGYQKGDFPISEKIADTCLSLPLYPGLSVDAITYICDSIHQFFDA
- a CDS encoding class I SAM-dependent methyltransferase, with protein sequence MNRDLDQYFNSYQAHEFETVQAFYRRKKVLEIIKSLAPKSILEVGSGAEPLFTDVDVFNQFCVVEPTSGFFQEAEKLKEKLPAEIQQKVFLYNSNIEEYANLAHTTFDLIIVSGLLHEVEFPDKILEVVGRLCSPNTTLHINVPNAWSFHRMLAVASGIIPSVFTPSDSQKQLQQHHTFDMERLAELVVNNGFTILDSGSFFIKPFTHSQMQQMLMHKIIDRKILDGLFALSEQFPQHGSEIFVNVKHQ
- a CDS encoding GNAT family N-acetyltransferase, with amino-acid sequence MIEIRRYDSSMKEVWNSFIEASKNATFLFNRNYMEYHADRFEDHSLIFLEKNKIISVIAINKAGNNFISHQGLTYGGFLSGNGMKQVKMDRCFDAFLEYARKAGIDEIVYKTIPHIYHRYPAEEDLHCLFKCGFKLARRDVMATLCISELNNSLRNREQEVQRAKRNKLYVQATKDYAGYMNIVKTLTNKKFNRSPVHTADEVIQLAGIFPDNIKLYGAFLNETMLGGILIYETDQVAHAQYIAANEEGEQKGAIDLVIDYLIHEAYQNKYYLDLGNCAEKEGIQLNDGLMAFKERCGGRAIAHDFYTLNL